attataaaaaaaaatatgatggaaaatacaataatttttatcaaatccgtattaaatcattaattgtcatatatactttaaccatattagacaattccgtaacttttatttaaggaaataataaagagcattaataattaatttcttgttagtttaataaaaaacttattatatatttggatGAACCAACCTAATTTTCTAAAGCTTCTAAGGATCATTCTAgcgatgacacgtggctacgaaaaaatgttgtaatgtttctcaattaatatataaggggaTCAGTCTTTTGATAATGACAATGACCAACAGAGGGAAGAAGTCTTCTAATGGTTAAATATGATTCCCCTCACGTAAACGTCGCTTTGTCTAACATGTaacttagtatttattttatatttgttttgtattcggtgataattatatatttatagtgtCATGATTTATGAATGATATCTTTGgtctttcttttttggtttcttCATGTGTCAaccttttactaaattattacTAAATCTAAATGCTTAAAAGCATGGTCTCAACATTTCTTAAacatagtttacaaaaaaaaaaaaaaaaaacatttcttaaacaattatattatgaaatgaCAACATAACGTGCGGTGTTGAATAAGCAAATTGGGaggaaaacaatttttttaactgTTGAATTAATCAATGaaactaaattatattttctaaaaaatattctaaaaaattaggatgaagaaacaaTGAACAAcatttgaatccttccaatgagaAATATAGCTCAAAAGTTCACGATTTACACCAGAAAGATATCCTTTATTAGCGACTTCCAATTCCAAGTGCTTTTATAAAGTTACAAAAactgatttttcaaaaatagtcTAAAGAATTACATTCCAATATCTAAATGGATTATTTAAAACTAGTTTTTGTATATGCTATATGCAAAttgaataaaactaaaatataaataaacaatcCACTTTGTTTGACATACCAATGCATATCTGTATTCGGTATATATACAAAGGATCCGTCCAAAACTTTCACAGaacttttgtcaaaaaaaaaaaaaaactttcacaGAACTAGTTATTATTTGACAACATATATAGCGTGAAGTCCTAAACCTTCTCTCAAAACACAACTCTTCGTTACACTCTTTAATCACCTAAGAAGTACATCTTTTTAAGATGTTGACCATTCAAGTCAAGTTGGCCATATTATATTGATATAGTTTTGCATTAATGGcttattcaatatttttgctTTATGTTGGCCAATGATATTGACTTTCTTTTTTTACCGTAGGGTTGCCAGATTCATGCCTCTTAAAAAAACACATATGACATTTATATGTTTcatataaacattaaataaataaaaactgttCAAGAACACGGCTCAAATTCTAGTTGAACTTAAACTAGGGGTTATTGGAACATGAATTTCTGTGGAATCTGATGATTTTAATAGTTGAaaggattttacaagttaactagatttaacaaaatttatcaaatacttttacatAGATTTTCATTACTTTTGTATAGAATTCTATTgattgttattaacttttaaagtaagaaattaatggtggtagaaaaaaaggaaagaaaatcatttcaattaaggcaattcttaaacaactttaaaaaagtttttgtcacaaaaaacatctcaagaaataaaatgaccaaaaaaattaatttctacTTCTCACTTTatagatataaataataaaaaattaaaattaaaatttaatataatttcgaaatatatgttttaaatttgaatttttgtaaaaaaaaaaattgaattatgatttttgaaatgtttttttaaaaaattcgaaagtgctttttaaaactatttgtacaatttttattttaaaattttaatattttttctatttttttaagttgtgaattatattatgttaaagttgtgatttgtatattatttcattcttcaatttgagtttttgtatgtgagtgtattttattacattgatttcaaaaatcttatgggtatagatgatattctcaaagttgagtactatgagtaaaaacaaagaaaatttacatcccaataacaatatattttaatagaatcttaaaatcaatgaaaactaaacttttccaataacaaaaaattttgagtgaaatttaaaaatctcaCTCCAGTAACAATGGAttctatttagattttaaaaattcacaaaccaataacaatagaatcTCGAAATTTAATAACTCCTCTAAAATTCTTTGCCCAATAATCTTATGGGTATAGATGATATTCTCAAAGTTGAGTACTATgagtaaaaacaaagaaaatttacatcccaataacaatagattttaatagaatcttaaaatcaatgaaaattaaacttttccaataacaaAGAATTTTGagtgaaatttaaaaatctcaCTCCAGTAACAATGGAttctatttagattttaaaaattcacaaaccaataacaatagaatcTCAAAATTTGATAACTCCTCTAAAATTCTTTGCCCAATAACCCCCCCTAAGAAACTGAATTTCAATTCAGTTTGGTTCGACTGGTTTGTGTCGAAATACCAGGCTAATTTAGAAGCATGTTTGGTTATAATAACCTTGCAACAGTGGTCTTAATCTCGTTTTTTTCAAGAAACACGAAATAAGatcatttatatataacttattaCAGTGCGATCAAATCTACCAGAAACAGTTAAGAGGTAAGCGTGAATGCAAGAGCTGAAATCATCTTACAacaaaaacataacataaagaACCCAACCACACACATATATAGACTACAACTAAGCTAGACCAATGTCCTAGAGACAATAAGTAAGTGCACCAACAAAACCCCAAAACATTAACATCCTTAGAGCATCATCAAGAAATAACAGAATCCACTCAAAGAGATCAAGAGAAGGCGTGTGGACAGTTTGCTTGAGTTCTTGAGAGCAAAGGCGCCGCTTTCTATTGAGTAATCAGGGTTAATCCCTGTCCCAGTGGCTCCTGTGCTATTGTTTCCAAAACCTCCATTGGTTGAGGTTCCTGAATAAGGATTGTTGCCACCTGGAAGTGTGGTTGTGGTTGAGCTGCCTTTTGGATTGGTTGTGCCAGGAGTCATGGTGGTGCTACCTCCAGAGCCGCTGGATAAAGACAAAAAGTGACAAATTACATCAAAGAGAGTACCAGACAAGAAACAATCACTCTGGGAGACCCATAAATGAAGCTTgtcctatgaaatttataaccAGACCAAGTCTATGATGAACTGAAAATGATCTAATGGAAGAACTTAAAATCAAATTCATATTTTAAACCCAAACACTCTAACGAAAGAAAAGAGTCAGATTCTAATAACTGAAGggtcaaaaatattaaagattaaagaCAACCATTAAATATAATGCCATATCAATCATGAACACTGCtttccaataaaaatatttgaattaattattGACATAATCAAAAGTTTGGTTAAAAGCATACCTGGCACTAGTTGGGAAGGTACATCCTGAATAACctgtataaaaacaaaaaagttttcaACAAACTCAGAAAATGTATTAATACATTGATTATTATCCACAGAACTGAAGCTAGAAACTAGTCTTCATCAGTCATTTAGCACTAAAGGAGTCCTAACGATCAATTCAAAAAAGCATTGAAGTTTGTTTAGCATTGTGTTCTCATGTCAAAGTTCCTCAAATGTACATTGTATTGTATATCaaagattaataaaatcaaGAGAGCAGTCAA
This genomic stretch from Brassica napus cultivar Da-Ae chromosome C9, Da-Ae, whole genome shotgun sequence harbors:
- the LOC106382195 gene encoding PLASMODESMATA CALLOSE-BINDING PROTEIN 1: MAALVLSLLLLAMAGHSSASWCVCKTGISDSVLQNTLDYACGNGADCNPTHPKAPCFNPDNVRSHCSYAVNSFFQKKGQAPGTCDFSGTATPTNTDPSYSGCTFPTSASGSGGSTTMTPGTTNPKGSSTTTTLPGGNNPYSGTSTNGGFGNNSTGATGTGINPDYSIESGAFALKNSSKLSTRLLLISLSGFCYFLMML